One genomic window of Acidobacteriota bacterium includes the following:
- the mraW gene encoding 16S rRNA (cytosine(1402)-N(4))-methyltransferase — MVDEVLACLRPVAGDVAVDCTLGGGGHTRALLGRVCCRVAA; from the coding sequence ATGGTGGACGAGGTGCTGGCCTGCCTTCGCCCTGTGGCCGGTGACGTGGCCGTGGACTGCACACTGGGCGGCGGAGGGCATACGCGCGCGTTGCTCGGTCGCGTGTGTTGCCGGGTAGCCGCGTGA